From Rhododendron vialii isolate Sample 1 chromosome 7a, ASM3025357v1:
GAAAAATCTGGTGCAGCTTGTGTCTTCCACAGATTGCTGTTGTTCTTGTCGTGGCACAAGTTTCTTTTCAGGTAATGCACTGACCCTTGTAATACTTTGTACGCCTTCTGGGTGTTTGATGATTTGCCTCTTAAATTTCTTTGCACGTATTTTGCTCCTATTAACCCTTGAGTTTTTGTTATTGACACTGGGTGGGTAGTTTTTCCCGActagtggtatcagagccactgATTGTTCGGCCTGTGGTTGACTTGTGTGAACTGAAATAGGTGTTGGTATTAAATCCGGTCATATGGATTGGTTGATTTGCAAACCAAAAATGATGGATATCCTTGCTTGTACGGATATGACTCATGGTCTTTAGTGTCTTTAGCGtcatctttagtgaattttCGTATTTTCCACTTTGGTctatatttttatgattttccCGAAttttctcgtcgagatgaacgatgtgatgtaaaaatttgaccTGGATGTAGTAAACATCAAgagaaaataactaaaaaagACAGTGCAAAAAAGATGGTAAAAAGTTAGCCCAAAAGGCAACCCGATGGAAACAAACTTTTAATACTGGAGGGCATACCAGTACAACATTCAAATAACAATAAGAAAAGGACAAAGTTAGAAAACAAACAAGTGGAACATCCAAATCCAACTGATAATGATAGATCCCAAGCTCTCCCTGGTCAGTGTCTGAAACCGTTGATTGATGATGCTATCATCTGAGCTGATAACCTGTTCATTTGGATTTGCTGTTGAAGACGTGAGAGTTCTTGTTGAGCTGCAACAAATTTTTCAAGTTCAACTACTGCTTTTGGGCGTTCCTTTCCCCATACACAGTTCACATGAGTTCCGTAGGCACACTCTAAACAACAGTAAATCCAAGAATCTGAGGGAATGTTGTAATGACAGACATCGCACTCAAAGATCACACCCTTACCGTTGTATGGATTCAAGTAGAACAAAGTGAGAGGGTGTTCATGATCAACACGATCCACTATTTCATTCAAGCCAGCACATTTAACATGGAGATCATAGTCGCATGTGGAGCAACGGTATACTGAGTCATTTCCACTTTCACCACATCCATTGCAAATGTACTCACCATCGGCACTGGGGTACCCAGACAGAAGATTAAGGGCATGTTTGGCATGGGACTTGTGGTGAATCTGTGTATGAGCCCTAGTAGGCTCTTGTTTAGCTGcaataaaattttcaagttcCACGTCTACTTTCGGGCGTTCCTCACCCCATACACAGTTCACATGAGTTCCATAGTCACAATCTAAACAGCAGTAAACCCAAGAATTCTCTGGGACATTATAATGACAGACATCGCACTCAAATGCCACGCCCTTATCCTTGTACGGGTTAGAGTAGTACAGAGTGAGGGGGTGTTCGTGATCGACACGATCCACAATTTTATTCAACCAAGCACATTTAATGTGAAGATCATAGTCACATGTGGAGCAACGGTATACTGAGGCATCGCCATTTTCACCACATCCATTGCAAATGAATGTACCATTGGCACCAGGGGCCCTCGGCAGAAGATTAAGGGCGTGTTCGGCATGGGACTTGTGTTGAATCTGCGTAGGAGCCGCAGTGGGCTCTGTCTCTGGCTCTGTTGAAGTAGTACCAGTCATTTGGAATTCCAAATAGGGCACTGCATCAACAGGAGTATTTTCAGAAATAGAAGCACAGTGGACATGGAGGTCAAAGTCACAGGTGGAACAAGTAAAAGAAAAGCCAGATCCAAGTTCACTGCAGGAATCGCAGGTGAAGTAGCCCGTGGGGTAAGTGGGGTAAGGGACAAGGGTTAGATGGTGAAGTGGGTGGGATGGGTGGTTGATGGAGCGAGTGGcgtgaaaacatttttcatgAAGGAAGAATTTgcattgcatgcatgcatagaCCGCGCCTGACGCGGCTAAGTTGCAACCGGAGCAATCGATTGTTTCCCCTTCTGGCATTTGGCGGATGGTTAGGTTGTGGCGATGGCTGAAATGCTTGgactccatctctctctctctctctctctttgatgtGTTTGTGCGGGGGGTGGGGCACTGTGGCCATATATGCTTATATAATTGGCTAACTGATAGAAAACAATTTAGTAATGCAGCTAAGTTCTGGCCTAGTTGTATTCCAAGCCTTCTTGGGATCTACCCATTCCTGCAAACAATTAAGTTCGTTGACTTTTGCATCTTTTGGTTTTCCCTGTCTTCAGGTCAACGTTTTTCTCAAGGGAACTTCCACTCCAAGTATCCCTCCATGTGGGATGCATGTGCCTTCTATTCTCCCAAAATCCAAATTGGATCCTACGGTATATTTTCTGCTTTTTGCTCAACATCATATTCATGCGTAATGACTTTTCTTGCAATGCTTCTCAACTGAGGTGGGAAGGACACTGTTATGAGGAAATGGTTCAATTCCTTTTAGTTTACTGATATAATCTACAGTATATATTATAGCTTTCTTGATCGGATCATGGCACTTTAAGCTTGTAAGGTGAAGCACATGGTCTGTGGTGCATAGAAAACATACTATATAATATCACCTTGCTATCAGTCTGAAACTGCATATGTTGTTGTGTCATTATTAGCCATCCTATGGTCTATTACTTTTTTGCTCACAAGTCACAATAAGAGTTCAGCTTTATTTTTTAGCAGCTTTGGGCTAAAATGTAAGTGGGGACCCGAACATCTTTTTAGGTGGGTCAAAGTGGCAATGGATTCTTCTAAGGGAGAACTATAACTCTATGCAAAGACTTAACAAAAAACCATTTTGAGATGAATGGgaatttgtctcataaagtgtATGCTAGGCAACCATCTTGAGATGAATGGGGGGTTGAtaggagtgcaattttgttcaccctccttaaaagagagTAAATATTACACTCCCTCTTATTTGTTAAAATGGTGTAGGTCTCATCCGTATAATatactttttgataagcatAATATCACTTTGTGATAAGATtcacactatttcaaccaataggaaggagggtaatgttcaccctccctcttaagtggagggtgaacaaaactcaactcgggTTAAATAGGGTTGCTAACAATAATGCCGAATTAAAGTTTGATTATTATGCAATTATGTAAAGCATGCAATTAGCTAAGATAGATAAAACTAGAGCCGGCAGAGAAGAAGCCCAGTTTGGAAGAAGAAGCCCTCTCTTTGCGCTTGTCGCCACCTCATGTGCTAGGCCATTAGCTTCCCTCCCAATCCATGCAAACTCCAACCCGATATCCAACACCagagccagagagagagagagcattaaAATGTATTTCCTGTTTAAGTGGCAACTATTGCCCCACATGCAActatgttttctgtttttatgcaTTACAGAATCCATACAATTAATTAATTGTTCTAATATGGAGGACGAAGTCCAACTCCCACGTTGCATAATCATGTGTGATCTGTTCATCTGATACTGAATCTTCGTCATCTGCAGTTGAGTTTCCATCATCTCATCCAAAGGGTCTCAGTCCCATCAAAGTTTCATTTGTCTTATCAACGGGAACTCAACGTGTTATCGCGATATGTCTTGAGTCGAAACAAACTAAAAGAATGCTGAACCAAGAGAGTTTCATAAGGCAAAGGCTGACAAACGCCAAGGAGCAACAGATGAAACAAGAGTTGGAGAATGACCCGAGGAGATGACTCATTTAATACACCGGTGCTTGAACGGCGGAGGGTAAAGGGTTTTGAGTATTTGAGCATAGTTGATCTGAATGAAATGCGTCGCTTTTTGAACCAAAAGATAAGCAACATTGGAAAAAGGATTGGGTCTCTTAGTCGAAGGCATGCTATAGATGAATAAAATAGGGAAGCGAGAGCGCGGTCCAAAACACAGTTTTCGTTTATTAATGGCAGTAGTTCTCTGTTATGGTTATCATTTTCCAATCTTTGTACCACAGAGTTGATGTCGTAGGATTACAGTCATAATTTTGTGGCATTTACTTGATCCTCAATGCTACGATGCATCCCCCGTTACTATTTCACTTTAGCATGGATTGTATTTCACTTATCgcacacaaaaaagaaagtgagtACCAATAGATAAGTAGATAACTGGTGTTAATGCCGAACAcattcaaaacaaatcaaatccaCTATTTTTGGTTCATACATAATGAGGAATAAATGACTGGATTTCGCAACGAATGTACCCTACCAAAATCAGAAGATGCAATAAATTTGTCCAGCTAATCCTCATAAATTGCAATACAAGTTGTATCTAGTTATCTCCCTATAAATAAAACCCTTGGGACAAGAACAATACCATCCAAACTCCCCAGACCATACCTCAAACATGCCAAGAAGCAAAGTGAAGCTTGCTTATATCTCAGACGATTCCGCGAGAAGAACCACATTCAGAAAACGGGAGAGTGGCTTAATCAAGAAGGCAGAGGAGATCACAACGTTGTGCGGAGTCGAAGCATGCGCCATCCTATACAGTCCTTATAGCCCCGAGCCGAACGTCTGGCCTTCTCCGCTGGACGCTCAGCGCGTGATCTCGAGGTTTCGGAACATGGCTCCACCGGAACAGAACAGAAAGATGGTGGACCAACAAAGTTTCACCCGTCAAAGGCTCGAGAAGACGACCGAGAAAGTGACGAAACTGGGGACGGAGAACCGGCATAACGAGATGACTCAGGTCATGTACCAGTGTTTGTCCGGTAGACTAGGGTTGGAGTGTTTAAGCATAGGTGATTTGTACTACTTGAGTGGGTTGGTTAGCCAAAACTTGAGGGTGATTGACCGGAGACTGGAGTTTTTCCAAAGGCGTGATCACAGTGGTTGATCAACATGGTTCTTCTTTATTGATTCTAGTAGTATCACACAGATGTAGTAGTAGTGGGTTCTCCcaacttttctcttttcttgttttgatgacAATTACTATTTGGTATACACATTAATGTTATTATCaaggattttgttttttattctaAATGAAACACATTTAACTTATTAGCGCGAGTCGATCTTCAGAAATTTAGGTTTTCAGGATtgattcttttctttgtatgtgCTTCATTTCAATCTCCTTTGGAATCCTTAATTTCTTTACTTCTTGCGATCGAGCAGGCATGGAACACAGGATTGGCCgccaagtgtattttttttaatacaacgAATTGAAGTTCTTTTTctcaacaaattaagaaaaataaaaatgttggtTGGTTAGTTGTGTAGTAGAGGGAAGCACATAGGAGTAGGTCAATCAGAAGAATTCAGACATGTTTATTAGCCAAGGTTCTAACTAATCACCATGGTCCATCTATgaagggggtttttttttttaaatttctaagtAGGGTTTTTGATGAATAATAGATTTTCTTGAAGTTTATTTGGCTTATGGTATCGATGAACAAATTTATTTCGTTAATTCTGCCCTCATCACACCACGTTTGTCCTTTTTATAATTGTCAACATTAAAAAGGGATATGTCGTTTGGGTTAATTGGGATTATGAAGGGACTCAACCTTTTCTAGTTTAGGCCTTTTGTGAGCCCTTAACTTGGATCCAATTCATTGATAAAAATCGTTATATTTTTAGAGCTTGTTGAGAACACTACCGTaccaaaaaagtaaatcaatataattaaacaaaagaaataaaacactACCATGTAAACAAAAAATCTCGATTGCATATTGATAAATATCTTTTGAACACATTTATCATTAGTAAAATAGGTTGGGTGCAAACTTATTAGGAACCCATTTATTAATGGATGAATGCGTCACGATCATATGTCGATTGATATTATGAATCTACTTAAGCTTTTGGCATGGTTAAACTCAACGAGCTCCCAAAAAAGGAGTGGTTTTAATCATCGGTGCGATCGGTAAAATGTATCAAATTCGAATTGAAAAGCATCAAATACAAAATATCCTCACTTTTCATTCCCAATTTTAGATACATCTTCATGTACTAATAAGGGATATAATAGTAAAAGCAGAGTCTTCGTATATTGATGGGATTAATAATGGAAGGAATTAAGGGTCTTAAAGTCAATGAAAGCATGTCAGATATCCGCTCCTTGTGGTTTAGACATATATTAAAGAAAGATTAATTCCAACTCCTAGTTGCATCAGTAAGATCTTATAAGGTAAATTTGGTGCCAAGAAAGAATCACTTTGGGTAGGGCTATCACATGGAAATATGAGCATGGTGGCCATGTTTGGTTGCCAATCAAACACAAGCATTCCGACttcgtttggtttgggttttggaatAATGAGTGacgattggagagagatagataaaaaaaaaatgagagtaataatttggGAGGAAATTTATTAAGGATATTGAGGACCATGCGCAAAGAGAAAGGGTTGGGTCTCTAAACCCGCCAAACGAAACACTGAAACACAGTCTCCATGTCTCAAGGATGTGGTAAGATATATATATCTGCTCCACGGGGGTATTTTCCACTGTTCCAGCCACCAGAATTGAAGTCTTGGGCTCTTACTTGTCTGGGATTGGAATTGACTAGAGACTATAGAGTTCAATTCATACCTTTAAAGGCAACCCTTTGTTTTGTGGGGTTTTGagtatcagagagagagagagagatcagtgAGGTTTTGTAGTGAGCAAAATGTCGTAGCCATCTCCAATTCAATACTCTATTTGAAAGTAtcaaatactctattttattcataaaatgattttagaggaaattactattcctatttactccaaccacaaaccttctatttttctctttaaagttttcctccaaaattaaCCTCTACCAATTCCCTCCAAAATCACCCTCCaaaaatttcctccaaaattaaTCTCTGCCACAGCAAAACAAGTTCCTCTCCTGTTTTTTACTCCAGTTTTACTCAAGTTAATGATGGTGGTAGATGGTGGTAGTTCATCTACCAGTTGCTGTAAAAGTTAATGTTGTAGAACCTATGAAATGTACTTAGAAGTTAAGCACAAGTCCTGTGGAATTAAGTTGATGTTGTAGAAGTGTAGACAATGTTAAAAGGTTGACATAAACGTGCAAGGGTAAAATGATATGATTGACATAAACAAAAGCTCATAAGGATACAAATGCCATTTTAAAAGGTGAATAGTGTTATAGAGGTGATCCTCCATATTTTTTCACATCctctaaatatggaggatcaaaatttcatcctctcaaatagaggaggcTTGAGAGGATGGATTAGAGGAGTTCCATACTCTCAAATAAAGAAATAGAGcatgggttgaagatgctcGCAGAGGTATGAGTGAGAGGGTGGTGAGGTAGAACGTACCGTGGATTCTATTCACTTGTAAAGCTTTTTACCGTCATCTGAAATTGCTCCAGTTGTATTCGATTTTGGAGAACTACGTATATTCTCGAGTAACCATTTTGGACGCTCCGATATTTTTATCAAAGTGCAAGAAATTCTCTGGAACAGTTATTTAAATGAAGTCATGTTTATTTATGTGGCTGAACGCTAGATTTTCTCCGGTAACCATTTCAGACGATCTTATAATTCTTTCAAAGTGTAAGAGATTGTTACCGAAAACATTGATGTGGCCCCCAATAACAATTTGTCATTGAATCGGCAATTTTTCGGGACAATTATTTCAACAGAGTCATGTTTATTTACGTGGATAAATGCTATATTTTCTTCAGTAACCATTTCGACCGCTCCTATAATTTTATCAAAGTGTAAGAGATTGTTATCGGTAACACATTGATGTGGCTCCCGATAACATTTTATCTTTGAAACGACAGTTGTGAAATTCTCTCGGACAATTACTTAGGCAGGTTCATGTTTATTTATGTGGATAAATGCTAGATTTTTTCTTGTAATTATTCTAGACACTCCTATAAATAACCCCGtttcagaaactttcttaaaaaataagcagcttatttcacattttcaaactcaaaaataatataaatgaaaaagattttttttcaccgtataagagatctcgatgagatctatcaaataagatccataatgatagaaaaattatttgcgtaaacacattattttttaacttgaaattgccttcttaaaaaataaataagtatttatttaagaTCCTGAAACGGGCTAATTGATATTAGTTCGGTTTAATCTGTTAAAGCAAAAGCTGCAAAACAATGTAGTAAATATAATACGAcacgcggatcaaaaaaaaaatatatatatatacaaaatacgGCACGACGCCGTAGTAAGCGATTTAGCAGGTTTCCGCCTTTCCGGGTCCAAAGATGCGCTAAAGtctcctctctatctctctctctcttgtcgtCTTCTTTGtccacctctctctcccctctttctctctctcagacCGCCAGTTGAAGAAGCCAAGGAGAGGAAGAACCCGCTTATCTTGATGAAAAGCTCCACCAAATTCTCCTTCCTTGTGAGCACACCATCAACATCTTAGCTGAACCTTTCTCTCATCTGCATCTTAGCTGAACTCCCCTCCTTCCCACAGGTTTCTaatttttatcccttttttCTACCTAGATTAATGCATACGCAATGAAACAAAGAATTCAGCGTACCtttagtttcctttttcttataCCTTTCCATGCAAGAATCAACTGTTGGAAGTTTgttgattttcgaaaaccctaattttttttttttcaaaaagacccAATTTCTACCAGTTTTGAGTTTAATGGGGTTTCTGTTGGCGATCTAGTGTGGTatattgaattttgtttctGGAATTTTAATTTGGGTTGGTGGGTATATCATGGATAACGTTATTGGGGATGATTCAATTATGGATCTTTCATATCTGATGGAAGATAATATGAGGGTTGATTCGGTTATGgatcttgatttgaaccaagaaCCCCTGGATCCGTCTAGTGGTTCAGGGATAGGGCTGGGATCTCTGTTGAATGAGTTGGAATCAACCAATAATCAGATTGAGGATCGAATTCGACGGCTTGAAGGGTTAAGAGCTAGGCGCCAGAGATGGCGACAGGCTCAAATCCGCCTTCCCGAAAATTTTGATGTGTTGAGTGGAACAATGGGAAGTAGTGAGGGCACAGAGCAGAATGCGGAGAATGGAGGCCGGGGCCCATCTACTGGTTCAAGGCTAGGGGTAGGCTTTCTATTGAATGACTCAGAAACAGCCCATAGTCGGATTGAAGACCGAATCCGACAGCTTGAAGCTGTCAATGCCAGGGCAAGGCAGCGTCAGAGATGGCGACAAGCTCGGAACCACCTTCCCGAAACAAGTGATGCATTGATTGAAACTATTGGTAGTACTGAGGGCACAGAGCAGAATAGGGAGACTGTTGAGAGGGCCAAAAGTGGCAAAAGGGATAGCTCTCATTTGGTGGcaaaggccttggaattggatacGGAAGTTAAAAAGGTTGTCAGTGAGGGTGGTGGGTTTTTCGACTGTAATGTGTGCTTGGACATGGCAAGAGACCCGATACTGACTTGTTGTGGTCACTTGTTTTGTTGGGCATGCTTTTATCAATTGCCATATGTATATTCAACTGCCAAGGAATGCCCAGTTTGCAAGGGAGAGGTAACAGATTCGAATGTTACTCCTATTTTCGGCAACGGAGATAGTAATTTTGTGTCAGAGTCGGAGTCTGGAGTGAAGGTGCCTCCAAGACCCCAAGCACATAGAATAGAGAGCGTTAGGCAACAACGCGTTAACCGGGCCTTCACGTCAGAAGCAGTTCGACGAATTAGAATGCGGTTAGGTGCCACAGGGGGTGACCCCTCACAGCAGCAGGAAATCGCTCCTGCAACTATAGATAGTCAGATCCCCATCTCTGAGTTGTCAAGGAACCCCCTGTTAGGAGGTGGCAGCCGCCGCCTCCGTTCTCGTCATTTGATGAGGGTACTATCGGATGCGGATGCTTCACTTTCTTCCACTTCATCGGGGTCGAGGTTGTTTGAGGATTATGCTGTGTTGCGTATCCAAGAAGCCCTTTCGGGAAGAAGTCGAGAACGGGTTCTACGATTTGAAAGAGGGCATCCTTCTACAAGCAGTGCTGCTGTTGAAGAACACCACCACCAGTCTTTGGATTCTGCAGCTGAGATCAATTCTACGGCAACCCGAGCTTCATCTTCCGAAAGAGCAGATGTTTCTTCTTCTGATGGGCATTTGGAAAACCTGAGACCTGATGCGCCGACTGAAATGGACTTAACTGAGCCCTCTTCGTCTACAAGGAGAAGGAATCGTCTTTCCAGAGTTTCAGATATAGACAATGGAGCTTCTCGTGCACCTAGGAGGAGAAGATTGAATTATATCTTGTAGATCTCTATGCATTTTGGTTGTAATAGCTAAAAATTTCAGATTTCCTTCCTTTAAGTGGTCATGTTTTGCAGACATtgaataaataaagaaaataatttggcAGCTGCCAGTACAAGGGAAATTATGATGGTTTTGCAAACCATTCTTGTCAAACTTGACCCTTTGGATTCTATGGAGCTGTCTGTAGGAGCTGATTGAATGTCACCCTGGATCGAGCAATTGGCTGCCtgtgggaaaaaaaaggggTGTTGGTATGGCCTTCCTCACAACATTGTTACCAGTTGATTGTTTGTCTAAGCGCACCTGGAAGGAATAGAGATGTGCATGTTGTTTGATATAAACCCTATTGAAAGCTTTATGTGTCTCCATTTTCCTTATCCAGGTATTTACATTTTACATGCCTCTTGAAAATTGATGtagcattttttctttttctttctggtGTTGTAATCAAAGGTTACTGCGGAGGATGTATTTGTAGGTGAATATGTAAGGTTTTCATAGGTAGTTGCTTGCTCGCTTCAGTTTTCATTTATACAGTCCTGGATATAGTGCTGAACCTACTAATGCGTAATAGTTCAATTTCTCGTAATAGACAAGTATCATACAGCTATTGATTTGTGCTGTAAAATAATGCTTTGCTCAGTTCATATTTTCATGCATAAATTTTCATGTGTAACTACTGTTTCAGTGCTATTTTGTTGCTTtgcttatttctttttattggtcTAATTTTTATCTgttttttgctgtttttttaACCCATCCTATGAACCACCGCTGGACActtctttgtttaatttgttgttATTTGCTTCACTTTCTGTCACACCTTATTTCTGATTCCAATCGGTCCATCTCTGCCTCCGGACACTTGTTGGAACCATATGTTGCATTTCTATCTAGTATTACAGTTCATCGGTTAGGAATCATCCGTCTAGTTGCCTGTGTTCCTCATCTGATGTTGTGAACCTACATAAAAGCATATTAGGCACTTCTTGTTTTCAATCTGTGGACCTACAGAACAAATGGACAGTTGGTTTTCCCTTTTGATCATAAACTGACAACCGGATATGTGAGGGCAACTATGCTTTGTTTAGATAGAGTAGTAGATTGGAAGCTCTTTCAATGTCAAGGGCTTCGTACCCAGAAAACATTTGCCAAGAACAAGAAGCTAGGAAAACATTGTCCTTTCAGAAGCATGAACACATACAGAAGCATGTAAATCACATAATGAAGTGCAGCAGAAGCTCTCCAAGGTTGATATATGGAAAACAGCGAACATGAACGCATacactgttttcttttcttgccaCTTAGAGAAGACTACTAGAGTCTACTCTTGTTTTCCACACCACAAATCCTAGGGTTCTTTGATGGAAACCCCAGAGAAAAGGAGAGGGGCTGCagaaaggaggagagagatttTCTCAAAGAACCTTAGTTGTTCTATATATTTTCAGAAAATGAGAGACTAGTATTCAACCAatgacccgtttcaacccgcccAAATCCACTCATTTGCCACCTCTTAATTGATACGTATTGTTCCTTGATATACAAATATGTATTGTTACTTATAAGTCTCATAACAATCGTATAACCTTAACCCATGTGAGTTTGTTCCTTGGTATACAAATATGTATTGTTACTTATAAGTCTCATAAAAATCGTATATCCTTAACCCATGTGAGTTGGGCCAATCCAACCGACCCATCTACTAACAGGTTGCATGTTATGTCCATGAAAAATAGATGCTCCTTTGAACCCATCAATTTAACCAAATGTTTTCATAGGAAAATTTTGTTATTGCTAAATTTGGGATTCCAAGTTGTACAGGAAAGTTGAAACTATCCGAGTCGTCGATAAAAGAACTAGAAATGACTCAATTTCTCAAGTGAAAACAAAGGAAGGAGCAGGTAAGGTatatttagggaaaatgacggccaatgacgtgttttgattaTTAATACCTGttaaagacattttcagcattaacaaatattcttagtatgttcttgacgggtattaattatcaaaatacgtcatgggccgtcattttcccgtaTATTTATTCGAGTTGACTCAAATCTAGACCGTTAAAAAATTTTGTGGACTCTTGTTGGTAAGCCAAATTCAGCAAGTCCAGATCCAATCAAATAAGGGAATGGGGCTTGTGAGTTTGGGCCTGAAATATGAAGACCCAAATGGCCTGGAATCAAAATTCCGCCCGCACATATTTGTGTAAGCCTTTTGTGACGGTGCAACCaattatttattatattttcCAAACCAGGAAAAATGTACTCCGTATTGTTTACTCCGTACTACTAGGTTTCAGTACAGCATAGGCAGAGAGTATTTAACATCCTTTTTCCAACCCATTTTTTTATGTCATTATTAGTATTACTGTTAATCCCAAAGGGGTTGGCCAAATGGCATGGAAAAACTAATTAGTACTTGTCCTTCATATATAAGATCATATGTTCGAATTCCACGGAGGATTGGAGgccaaaatatttcaaattttgaagtcaCTGAAGAATTTTTCCGGTTATTAACTTGAGGACTTCGGAATTAATTGAAATATACGCAAGTTagccggttataaaaaaaattgttataaTTCTTGATCTTCTTTATGGTGACGGTGATAAGGTTGGACTAGGCACAGTCAAAGAAAAGTGGTTTTGGGCCGAAGCATACTTTTTTACCAAACAATACTCTCGAATTCCTATATAAATTAAGCTTCTTTTTTagtacctttttcttttcccttttttgggtgatttttcaTGGATGGTCACTGGTCCATCAATGAAGTGGTATCACTCATTAACCATCATTGGTTCATATAATGAATATAATAATTCTTTGCCTGCTCTGTGAAGGGGAATCAAACAGCCTAATCAAATAACAATGTAATGTGTGTCTCCTCCTCAATCATATCAAGTCAACAACTTTTCAGAGAGAAAAAGAGTACATTTTGAGTTCTTCTCATGCTGTCTGATAATTAAGTTGTCATGATTGCATCCCGCCAAAGGATAGGTCTAGTAGCAGTGAAGGTTTGAGACTTAGGAAGTTGtttccttttaaaattttaggtTTGAAACTTCTCAAGTATTATTAGCTCATTTGAGATTAGTTCATACAAGTTTTGCTCTAGTTTTAATTAGGATTCGTGTAAGTCGGCGGTGAATTAATCCCCTAATATTAAAGATACGCGTAAGCTGACCCGAACACctaagttgtaaaaaaaaatggttgtcATGATTACATGAAACAATGACAAACCCATGT
This genomic window contains:
- the LOC131334254 gene encoding uncharacterized protein LOC131334254; translated protein: MESKHFSHRHNLTIRQMPEGETIDCSGCNLAASGAVYACMQCKFFLHEKCFHATRSINHPSHPLHHLTLVPYPTYPTGYFTCDSCSELGSGFSFTCSTCDFDLHVHCASISENTPVDAVPYLEFQMTGTTSTEPETEPTAAPTQIQHKSHAEHALNLLPRAPGANGTFICNGCGENGDASVYRCSTCDYDLHIKCAWLNKIVDRVDHEHPLTLYYSNPYKDKGVAFECDVCHYNVPENSWVYCCLDCDYGTHVNCVWGEERPKVDVELENFIAAKQEPTRAHTQIHHKSHAKHALNLLSGYPSADGEYICNGCGESGNDSVYRCSTCDYDLHVKCAGLNEIVDRVDHEHPLTLFYLNPYNGKGVIFECDVCHYNIPSDSWIYCCLECAYGTHVNCVWGKERPKAVVELEKFVAAQQELSRLQQQIQMNRLSAQMIASSINGFRH
- the LOC131332574 gene encoding agamous-like MADS-box protein AGL80 translates to MPRSKVKLAYISDDSARRTTFRKRESGLIKKAEEITTLCGVEACAILYSPYSPEPNVWPSPLDAQRVISRFRNMAPPEQNRKMVDQQSFTRQRLEKTTEKVTKLGTENRHNEMTQVMYQCLSGRLGLECLSIGDLYYLSGLVSQNLRVIDRRLEFFQRRDHSG
- the LOC131334256 gene encoding uncharacterized protein LOC131334256, whose protein sequence is MDNVIGDDSIMDLSYLMEDNMRVDSVMDLDLNQEPLDPSSGSGIGLGSLLNELESTNNQIEDRIRRLEGLRARRQRWRQAQIRLPENFDVLSGTMGSSEGTEQNAENGGRGPSTGSRLGVGFLLNDSETAHSRIEDRIRQLEAVNARARQRQRWRQARNHLPETSDALIETIGSTEGTEQNRETVERAKSGKRDSSHLVAKALELDTEVKKVVSEGGGFFDCNVCLDMARDPILTCCGHLFCWACFYQLPYVYSTAKECPVCKGEVTDSNVTPIFGNGDSNFVSESESGVKVPPRPQAHRIESVRQQRVNRAFTSEAVRRIRMRLGATGGDPSQQQEIAPATIDSQIPISELSRNPLLGGGSRRLRSRHLMRVLSDADASLSSTSSGSRLFEDYAVLRIQEALSGRSRERVLRFERGHPSTSSAAVEEHHHQSLDSAAEINSTATRASSSERADVSSSDGHLENLRPDAPTEMDLTEPSSSTRRRNRLSRVSDIDNGASRAPRRRRLNYIL